Proteins co-encoded in one Rudaeicoccus suwonensis genomic window:
- a CDS encoding D-arabinono-1,4-lactone oxidase, with amino-acid sequence MAEWSNWAGTVTSHPAETVMVRDVQHLQVLCEEASRSGRRVKAVGAGHSFTGIAEPTDILVRMDRISGVRSVDESERRVVVGAGTPLHVLGPELHRRGFAMTNLGDIDRQSIVGALSTGTHGTGLGFTGLAGQVTGVEMVLADGSLLQVNDTENAHLLPAVSLSLGALGIVTAVELACVPRFLLHAIEAPSTLEPVLESLEETIHGVDHFEFYWFPHTDRVLTKANTRVTDESLLAPLPAWRSRLDDDLLSNRLFGVVNKLTTRVPAAIPSINQVSGRALSRREYTDWSYRVFASQRDVVFRESEFAVPREEIPELLRSLQRWLNRGKEVVAFPVEVRFAAPDDVWMSTAHGRETGYVAIHQFHERDHTTYFKAFWAMLDDHGARPHWGKLHDLTAEELRPRYPRFDDFVALRNRLDPHRTFTNDYLDQVLGD; translated from the coding sequence TTGGCTGAGTGGTCGAACTGGGCCGGCACCGTGACGAGCCACCCGGCGGAAACCGTCATGGTGCGGGACGTGCAGCACCTGCAGGTGCTGTGCGAGGAGGCGTCCCGCAGTGGGCGCCGGGTGAAGGCCGTCGGCGCCGGGCATTCGTTCACCGGCATCGCCGAACCCACCGACATCCTGGTGCGGATGGATCGCATCAGCGGGGTGCGCTCGGTCGATGAGTCGGAGCGCCGCGTCGTGGTCGGCGCCGGCACGCCCCTGCACGTCCTCGGCCCCGAGTTGCACCGTCGCGGCTTTGCGATGACCAATCTCGGCGACATCGACCGGCAGTCGATCGTCGGGGCGCTCTCGACGGGCACCCATGGCACCGGTTTGGGATTCACCGGCCTGGCCGGCCAGGTCACCGGTGTCGAGATGGTGTTGGCCGACGGCTCGCTGCTGCAGGTCAACGACACAGAGAACGCCCACCTGCTGCCCGCGGTCTCGCTCAGCCTCGGTGCGCTCGGCATCGTGACCGCGGTCGAACTCGCCTGCGTGCCACGCTTCCTGCTGCACGCGATCGAGGCGCCGTCGACTCTCGAGCCGGTGCTGGAGTCGCTGGAGGAGACGATTCACGGCGTAGACCACTTCGAGTTCTACTGGTTTCCGCACACCGATCGGGTGTTGACCAAGGCCAACACCCGTGTCACCGACGAGTCACTGCTGGCGCCGTTGCCCGCGTGGCGCAGCAGGCTGGACGACGACCTGCTGTCCAACAGGTTGTTCGGCGTGGTCAACAAGCTGACGACCCGAGTCCCCGCGGCGATCCCGTCGATCAACCAGGTGAGCGGTCGGGCGCTCTCGCGCCGGGAGTACACCGACTGGTCCTACCGGGTCTTCGCCTCGCAACGCGACGTGGTCTTCCGCGAGAGCGAATTCGCCGTGCCGCGCGAGGAGATCCCCGAGTTGCTGCGCTCGTTGCAACGCTGGCTGAACCGCGGCAAGGAAGTCGTGGCCTTCCCGGTCGAGGTGCGTTTCGCCGCGCCCGACGACGTCTGGATGTCGACGGCCCACGGCCGCGAGACCGGGTATGTCGCCATACACCAGTTCCACGAACGCGACCACACGACCTACTTCAAGGCCTTCTGGGCCATGCTGGACGACCACGGCGCCCGGCCGCACTGGGGCAAGCTGCACGACCTGACTGCCGAGGAGTTGCGGCCGCGGTACCCGCGCTTCGACGATTTCGTCGCGCTGCGCAATCGGCTCGACCCGCATCGCACCTTCACGAACGACTATCTGGACCAAGTCCTGGGAGATTGA
- a CDS encoding glycosyltransferase family 39 protein, translating to MNSGVDGSQQAEVPMPEQGGQRAVTEPRGSRRLRWESHIGAFLQRIAGGYLALVGLGVLITPVRSPSGYSAVAAAAIAVLTVAVWCWWFVARRRRTDRSPRVTGRYGLAFGVVLAAVLSAFSAVIAISQTYVVTWDAGVIRDGAAVHRLPAYLAKYFEMYSNNIPMLYIARHVRSAGAHVGLGYSGSFVVLNTACLFVTLVAVHLLVRRLTGDGPGMVAQVLTVVFVGISPWMVVGYTDVLCMPCVMVGLVLAAYAAHARRLRTQTACYFGCCIVIGVGMLLKPTAVIVLIAAAAALLATVVRRHRGRRLVIGLLVIVVGAGLCAGTEMSGSKFAIDRVGLSGQAINSSPATPLSFIAGGLLEVHSKHGTTYGGFNYSLIRHENGKTPEQVDRMSRHIIREQLEQRGVLGTVGYEWSKSRWNWGDSTFWAYHEGSDITARVIAHGPLVATVRAWNHPGGRYYHLHNSVGNGIWFGLIMISGFGLLIMTYRRDVALVALTVLGIALFTLIFQGRSRYLLPFVPAVIVLVCALPGTRVAPYARRIAARVPWNSSAGQAPTA from the coding sequence GTGAACTCGGGGGTGGATGGCTCGCAGCAGGCTGAGGTGCCGATGCCTGAGCAGGGGGGACAGCGGGCCGTCACCGAACCTCGGGGCAGTCGACGGTTGCGGTGGGAGTCGCACATCGGAGCATTCCTGCAGCGAATCGCCGGCGGTTATCTGGCTCTGGTCGGCCTGGGGGTGCTCATCACGCCGGTGCGCTCGCCGAGCGGTTACTCCGCCGTCGCCGCCGCAGCGATCGCGGTGCTCACCGTGGCGGTCTGGTGCTGGTGGTTCGTCGCACGGCGCCGCCGGACCGACCGTTCGCCGCGTGTCACGGGACGGTACGGTCTGGCCTTCGGCGTCGTCCTTGCGGCCGTCCTCAGTGCGTTCAGCGCCGTGATCGCGATCTCACAGACGTATGTCGTGACGTGGGACGCGGGGGTGATTCGGGACGGTGCCGCGGTCCACCGGCTGCCCGCGTATCTCGCGAAGTACTTCGAGATGTACTCCAACAACATCCCCATGCTCTACATCGCTCGGCACGTGCGATCCGCCGGTGCCCATGTCGGCCTGGGGTACTCCGGATCGTTCGTGGTCCTCAACACCGCCTGTCTTTTCGTGACCCTGGTGGCGGTGCACCTCCTCGTGCGCCGGCTGACCGGTGACGGGCCGGGCATGGTGGCGCAGGTGCTGACTGTCGTCTTCGTCGGCATCTCACCGTGGATGGTGGTGGGCTACACCGATGTGCTGTGTATGCCGTGCGTCATGGTCGGGCTCGTGCTTGCGGCGTACGCCGCCCACGCCCGCCGACTGCGCACGCAGACAGCCTGCTATTTCGGGTGCTGCATCGTCATCGGCGTCGGCATGCTGCTCAAACCGACAGCGGTGATCGTGCTGATCGCTGCGGCAGCGGCATTGCTTGCCACGGTCGTCCGACGGCACCGGGGCCGGAGGCTGGTCATCGGGTTGCTGGTCATCGTGGTGGGCGCGGGTCTGTGCGCCGGAACCGAGATGTCCGGTTCGAAGTTCGCGATCGATCGTGTGGGCCTGAGCGGTCAGGCGATCAACTCCAGCCCTGCGACACCGCTCAGCTTCATCGCCGGTGGGTTGCTGGAAGTCCACAGCAAGCACGGCACGACGTACGGCGGCTTCAACTACTCGCTCATCCGGCATGAGAACGGTAAGACACCCGAGCAGGTCGACCGGATGTCCCGACACATCATCCGCGAGCAACTCGAGCAGCGCGGTGTCCTTGGAACCGTGGGCTACGAGTGGTCGAAATCGCGGTGGAACTGGGGTGACAGCACCTTCTGGGCATACCACGAAGGCTCGGACATCACCGCTCGGGTCATCGCTCATGGCCCGCTGGTGGCGACGGTGCGCGCGTGGAACCACCCCGGGGGTCGCTACTACCACCTGCACAACAGCGTCGGGAACGGCATCTGGTTCGGGCTGATCATGATCAGCGGATTCGGTCTGCTGATCATGACCTACCGCAGGGATGTCGCCTTGGTCGCTCTCACCGTGCTCGGCATCGCGTTGTTCACCCTGATCTTCCAGGGGCGTTCGCGATACCTGCTGCCGTTCGTGCCGGCCGTCATCGTGCTGGTGTGTGCGCTGCCCGGAACGCGAGTTGCGCCATACGCTCGCAGGATTGCAGCGCGAGTGCCGTGGAACAGCTCCGCCGGGCAGGCGCCGACCGCGTAG
- a CDS encoding 2-oxoacid:ferredoxin oxidoreductase subunit beta, whose protein sequence is MTIELGMPTSGVADVPRLADGDSQSKRDFTSDQEVRWCPGCGDYIILSAVQSFLPQLGLRRENIVFVSGIGCSSRFPYYLDTYGMHSIHGRAPAIATGLATSRPDLSVWVVTGDGDALSIGGNHLIHALRRNVNITILLFNNKIYGLTKGQYSPTSDIGAVTKSTPVGSVDQPFNPVSLALGAEASFVARAMDSDRAQLTSVLQAAVQHRGAALVEIYQNCPIFNDGAFDVLKDADSREARIMRLAEGEPIRSGSGDSARVVVRRDDGTLEVVTETDADPAAVVTHDPHATDPSVAFALSRLDDPSMAHVPMGVFRDVERPTYDDGVRAQVAAAAPAGPATDADLMSLLHGGDTWTVP, encoded by the coding sequence ATGACCATCGAACTCGGTATGCCGACCAGCGGTGTCGCCGACGTGCCCCGGCTGGCTGACGGCGACAGCCAGAGCAAGCGTGACTTCACCTCCGACCAGGAGGTCCGCTGGTGCCCCGGGTGTGGCGACTACATCATCCTCAGCGCGGTGCAGAGCTTCCTGCCACAACTGGGCCTGCGCCGCGAGAACATCGTCTTCGTGTCCGGCATCGGCTGCTCCAGCCGCTTCCCGTACTACCTCGACACCTACGGGATGCACTCGATCCACGGCCGCGCGCCGGCCATCGCGACTGGCCTGGCCACCAGCCGCCCCGATCTGTCGGTGTGGGTCGTCACCGGCGACGGCGACGCACTGTCGATCGGAGGCAACCACCTGATCCACGCGCTGCGGCGCAACGTCAACATCACGATTCTGCTGTTCAACAACAAGATCTACGGCCTGACCAAGGGGCAGTACTCCCCCACCTCCGACATCGGCGCGGTCACCAAGTCGACGCCGGTCGGCTCGGTCGACCAGCCGTTCAACCCGGTCTCGCTGGCACTGGGCGCGGAGGCGAGCTTCGTTGCGCGCGCTATGGATTCGGATCGTGCTCAGCTGACGTCGGTGTTGCAGGCGGCGGTGCAGCACCGGGGCGCAGCCTTGGTCGAGATCTACCAGAACTGCCCGATCTTCAACGACGGCGCGTTCGACGTGCTCAAGGACGCCGACTCCCGTGAGGCGCGCATCATGCGACTCGCCGAGGGTGAGCCGATCCGCTCCGGCAGCGGCGACAGCGCACGCGTGGTGGTCCGGCGTGACGACGGCACCCTCGAGGTGGTCACCGAGACCGATGCTGATCCGGCTGCCGTCGTCACGCACGACCCGCACGCAACCGACCCGAGTGTGGCGTTCGCCCTGTCCCGCCTCGACGACCCGTCGATGGCGCACGTGCCGATGGGCGTCTTCCGCGACGTCGAGCGCCCGACGTATGACGACGGCGTGCGTGCCCAGGTCGCCGCTGCCGCCCCCGCCGGCCCCGCTACGGACGCCGACCTGATGAGCCTGCTGCACGGCGGTGACACCTGGACGGTGCCGTGA
- a CDS encoding 2-oxoacid:acceptor oxidoreductase subunit alpha → MSISTTIDSVVIRFAGDSGDGMQMTGDRFTSETAVLGNDLSTLPNFPAEIRAPQGTLPGVSSFQVHFADHDVLTPGDAPDVLVAMNPAALKANLGDLPRGSTIIVNTDEFSGRNLSKVAYADNPLTDGSLDSWQVHEVPLTSITVDALADFDLTRKDKERAKNMFALGLLSWMYTRPLDGTRAFLATKFAKQPDILEANLTALRAGHAYGETTEAFSVQYTVAPATMPPGTYRNITGNQALAYGLTAAAHRAHLPLVLGSYPITPASDLLHQLSRMKRFGVTTIQAEDEIAAVGAALGASFGGAIGVTTTSGPGLALKAETIGLAVSLELPLVIVDVQRGGPSTGLPTKTEQADLLQALYGRNGESPVAVIAPHGPADCFDAALDAVRIATTYRTPVIVLSDGYLANGSQPWRLPALDDLPTIDVTFATEPNAVDANGNPVFHPYVRDERLARPWAIPGTPGLEHRVGGIEKADGTGEISYDPANHDTMVRLRQAKIDGIEVPDVTVDDPTGDARLLVLGWGSTYGPIAAATRLARATGASVARAHLRNLAPMPANLGAVLRSYDRVVVPEMNLGQLTMLLRSRYLVDVRSHTAVRGLPFTAVELAGVITDQLEEL, encoded by the coding sequence TTGAGTATCAGCACAACCATCGACAGCGTCGTCATCCGATTCGCCGGGGACTCCGGCGACGGCATGCAAATGACCGGCGACCGGTTCACCAGCGAGACCGCAGTTCTCGGCAACGACCTGTCGACACTGCCCAACTTCCCGGCCGAGATCCGCGCACCACAGGGCACGTTGCCGGGCGTCTCCAGCTTCCAGGTGCACTTCGCCGACCACGACGTCCTCACACCCGGCGACGCCCCCGACGTGCTCGTGGCGATGAACCCCGCTGCGCTCAAGGCCAACCTCGGCGACCTGCCGCGCGGCAGCACGATCATCGTCAACACCGACGAGTTCTCGGGGCGCAATCTGAGCAAGGTCGCGTATGCCGACAATCCCCTCACCGACGGCTCACTCGACTCGTGGCAGGTGCACGAGGTGCCTCTGACGTCGATCACCGTCGACGCCCTCGCCGACTTCGACCTGACCCGCAAGGACAAGGAACGCGCGAAGAACATGTTTGCGCTAGGCCTGCTGTCGTGGATGTACACCCGTCCGCTGGACGGGACCCGCGCCTTCCTCGCCACGAAGTTCGCCAAGCAGCCGGACATCCTCGAGGCCAACCTCACCGCGCTGCGGGCCGGGCACGCGTATGGCGAGACCACCGAGGCCTTCTCGGTGCAGTACACCGTCGCGCCGGCCACCATGCCGCCCGGCACCTATCGCAACATCACCGGCAATCAGGCCCTCGCCTACGGTCTGACCGCAGCCGCGCATCGCGCGCACCTGCCGTTGGTGCTGGGCAGCTACCCGATCACGCCCGCCTCCGATCTGCTGCACCAGTTGTCGCGGATGAAGCGCTTCGGCGTCACCACGATCCAGGCGGAGGACGAGATCGCGGCAGTGGGGGCGGCGCTCGGCGCATCCTTCGGCGGGGCGATCGGCGTCACGACCACGAGCGGCCCCGGCCTGGCACTGAAGGCCGAAACCATAGGTCTGGCAGTCTCTTTGGAGCTCCCCCTCGTCATCGTCGACGTGCAACGCGGCGGACCGTCGACAGGTTTGCCCACCAAGACCGAGCAGGCCGATCTGCTGCAGGCGCTCTACGGCCGCAATGGCGAGTCACCCGTCGCGGTCATCGCACCTCACGGACCGGCCGACTGCTTCGATGCGGCCCTGGACGCCGTGCGCATCGCAACGACGTACCGCACCCCGGTGATCGTGCTGTCCGACGGATATCTCGCCAACGGCTCTCAGCCATGGCGACTGCCGGCACTCGACGACCTGCCGACCATCGACGTCACCTTCGCAACCGAGCCCAATGCCGTTGATGCCAACGGAAATCCAGTTTTCCATCCGTACGTCCGTGACGAGCGGCTCGCGCGACCGTGGGCGATCCCCGGCACACCAGGTCTCGAACACCGCGTCGGCGGCATCGAGAAGGCCGACGGCACCGGCGAGATCAGCTACGACCCTGCCAACCACGACACGATGGTGCGGCTGCGTCAGGCCAAGATCGACGGCATCGAGGTGCCCGACGTCACCGTCGACGACCCCACCGGCGACGCGCGACTGCTGGTCCTCGGGTGGGGATCGACATACGGCCCGATCGCGGCGGCTACCCGCTTGGCACGTGCCACCGGCGCATCCGTCGCGCGGGCGCACCTGCGCAATCTGGCGCCGATGCCGGCCAACCTGGGCGCGGTGCTGCGCTCCTATGACCGTGTCGTCGTGCCAGAGATGAACCTCGGCCAGCTGACGATGCTGCTGCGTTCGCGCTACCTGGTCGACGTGCGCAGTCACACCGCCGTGCGCGGACTTCCTTTCACCGCAGTCGAACTCGCCGGTGTGATCACCGACCAGCTGGAGGAGTTGTAG
- the rarD gene encoding EamA family transporter RarD, translating into MTSASQKQSEGNRGALLGFAAYLIWGVFPLYFKALEPAGAWEVLCHRIIWTMVFCLIALAAKRRLGYLRELLANPQQLGAITIAAVLIAINWAVYIQAVVSGHTVEAALGYFLNPLVTVALGVLVLREKLRVMQSVAVAIGIVACVYLAIDYGHPPWISVVLALSFAGYGLMKKRIGGSMDALESLGAESTVLTPIAVVVLIVITARGDTTFTTHGAGHAVLLLTAGIVTAVPLLLFAAAARRVPLVTIGLLQFVTPVLQLLCGVLLLGEHLDFARWVGFGIVWVALALLTFDSLRAAGRSRRLARAATSAAI; encoded by the coding sequence GTGACCAGCGCCTCGCAAAAGCAGTCGGAGGGGAATCGCGGTGCGCTGCTGGGCTTTGCGGCATACCTGATCTGGGGAGTCTTCCCGCTCTACTTCAAGGCACTCGAACCTGCCGGCGCGTGGGAGGTCCTGTGCCACCGCATCATCTGGACGATGGTGTTCTGTCTGATCGCCCTGGCGGCAAAGCGGCGACTCGGCTATCTGCGCGAATTGCTGGCCAATCCACAGCAATTGGGCGCGATCACCATCGCCGCGGTGCTCATCGCGATCAACTGGGCCGTCTACATCCAGGCGGTCGTGTCCGGCCACACGGTCGAGGCGGCGCTCGGGTACTTCCTCAACCCGCTCGTGACGGTCGCGCTCGGGGTGCTGGTGCTGCGCGAGAAGTTGCGAGTGATGCAGTCGGTCGCCGTCGCCATCGGCATCGTCGCGTGCGTCTACCTGGCGATCGACTACGGCCACCCGCCCTGGATCTCGGTGGTCCTGGCGCTGAGCTTCGCCGGATACGGTCTGATGAAGAAGCGCATCGGCGGCTCGATGGACGCCCTTGAGAGCCTGGGCGCCGAGAGCACCGTACTGACGCCGATCGCCGTCGTGGTGCTGATCGTCATCACCGCGCGCGGTGACACCACCTTCACCACCCACGGCGCCGGTCACGCGGTGCTGCTGCTGACCGCGGGCATCGTGACAGCGGTGCCGCTGCTGCTGTTCGCCGCGGCTGCCCGGCGCGTCCCCCTGGTGACGATCGGACTGCTGCAGTTCGTCACGCCGGTGCTGCAACTGCTGTGCGGGGTGCTGCTGCTCGGCGAGCACCTGGATTTCGCCCGCTGGGTCGGGTTCGGCATCGTGTGGGTCGCTCTGGCGCTGCTGACCTTCGACTCGCTGCGGGCCGCCGGCCGGTCCCGCCGTCTCGCACGAGCCGCCACCTCCGCCGCGATCTGA
- a CDS encoding alanine racemase has product MSVWGSLGPISAPTAVLDVDAFEANREEMLRRAAGTTIRVASKSLRVRGLIERILATDGYAGVLGYSAAEAVWLVRHGVRDVVVAYPSVDTAAFAQVAADADLAREITFMVDLPEHLRMLDAAAQDVPLRACLDVDSSLRLRGLHVGVHRSSVLGADLAVAMAQAAERLTGVDLVGVMFYDAQVAGVPDSNPAVRLMKRRSLTQLTGRRAEVLDAIASYVRLEFVNAGGTGSLHTTGRDPRITELAAGSGFFTPTLFDGYDGTQLRPAAYFASPVTRKPRPDVAVTFSGGYVASGPASASRLPRPVHPTGLRYFGQEGPGEVQTPLRGKAALDLTVGDTVWFRHAKAGEMCSRFNEIVLVRAGEIVDRLPTYRGEGQNFG; this is encoded by the coding sequence GTGAGCGTGTGGGGCTCGCTCGGTCCGATCAGCGCGCCGACCGCGGTGCTCGACGTCGATGCCTTCGAGGCCAACCGCGAGGAGATGCTGCGTCGCGCAGCGGGAACCACGATCCGGGTCGCGTCCAAGTCGCTGCGGGTGCGTGGCCTGATCGAACGCATCCTGGCCACCGACGGGTATGCCGGAGTGCTCGGCTACTCGGCCGCCGAGGCAGTCTGGCTGGTGCGGCACGGCGTGCGTGACGTCGTGGTCGCCTACCCGAGCGTGGACACCGCTGCCTTCGCCCAAGTGGCCGCGGACGCCGATCTCGCCCGCGAGATCACCTTCATGGTCGACCTGCCGGAGCACCTGCGGATGCTCGACGCCGCCGCTCAGGATGTGCCGCTGCGCGCCTGCCTCGATGTCGACAGTTCGCTGCGCCTGCGAGGCCTGCACGTCGGCGTGCACCGCTCCAGCGTGCTCGGTGCTGACCTGGCGGTGGCCATGGCGCAGGCGGCCGAACGGCTCACGGGTGTCGATCTGGTGGGCGTGATGTTCTACGACGCCCAGGTCGCGGGTGTGCCCGACTCCAATCCCGCGGTGCGGCTGATGAAGCGTCGTTCGCTGACGCAGCTGACCGGGCGCAGGGCCGAGGTGCTCGACGCGATCGCGTCATACGTGCGCTTGGAATTCGTCAACGCCGGCGGCACCGGCAGCCTGCATACCACCGGCCGCGACCCTCGGATCACCGAACTCGCAGCAGGCTCAGGGTTTTTCACGCCCACGTTGTTCGACGGGTATGACGGCACGCAACTGCGCCCCGCGGCATACTTCGCCTCACCGGTGACCCGCAAGCCGCGTCCGGACGTCGCGGTGACCTTCTCGGGCGGGTATGTCGCATCCGGCCCGGCGAGTGCCTCACGGTTGCCCAGACCGGTGCACCCCACGGGGCTGCGGTATTTCGGGCAGGAGGGTCCGGGCGAGGTGCAGACGCCGCTGCGTGGCAAGGCCGCCCTCGACCTGACGGTGGGCGACACGGTGTGGTTTCGTCACGCCAAGGCCGGTGAGATGTGCTCGCGCTTCAATGAGATCGTGCTGGTCCGGGCTGGTGAGATCGTCGATCGGCTGCCGACCTACCGAGGAGAAGGACAGAACTTTGGCTGA